One genomic segment of Novisyntrophococcus fermenticellae includes these proteins:
- a CDS encoding ABC transporter permease gives MKGKSSLKKITGMPLFMPIVCLLAVLLINVITTPGFFKISINNGVLYGYIIDVINRSSELVILAVGMTLVTAASGGQDISVGAVMAVSAAICCQILSGGAASVTAYQNPVILAVIAALLGATLCGAFNGALVAKLNIQPMVATLILFTAGRGIAQLVTNGQITYVRVGSYKVLGGYLGKCPIPTPIFAAVLVIIIIYLILNKTALGLYIESVGINATASRLVGLNSTMIKFLAYVICGLLAGVAGLIASSRIYSADANNIGLNLEMDAILAVALGGNVLGGGKFSLMGSVIGAYTIQALTTTLYAMNVSADQLPVYKAIVVIVIVTLQSPVFKKAMKNLRTKTAGKKTAVEGGRQ, from the coding sequence ATGAAAGGGAAATCAAGTTTAAAAAAAATAACAGGAATGCCCCTGTTTATGCCAATCGTATGTCTGTTGGCCGTTCTGCTGATCAACGTGATTACAACTCCGGGATTCTTTAAAATCTCAATCAATAATGGCGTGCTCTACGGATATATCATTGACGTAATCAACCGTTCCTCCGAACTGGTGATTCTGGCGGTGGGGATGACCCTGGTCACAGCGGCTTCCGGCGGACAGGATATCAGTGTGGGAGCAGTCATGGCTGTATCGGCGGCAATCTGCTGTCAGATTCTGTCCGGCGGTGCCGCATCTGTCACGGCTTATCAGAATCCTGTGATTTTGGCTGTAATAGCGGCCTTATTGGGAGCTACCCTGTGCGGCGCGTTTAACGGTGCACTGGTGGCAAAACTGAACATCCAGCCAATGGTTGCGACATTAATCCTATTTACCGCAGGGCGTGGAATCGCACAGCTGGTCACAAACGGGCAGATTACCTATGTACGTGTGGGCTCTTATAAGGTACTGGGGGGATATCTGGGAAAATGCCCGATTCCGACTCCAATCTTCGCGGCAGTCCTTGTAATTATTATCATATACCTGATATTGAATAAGACAGCACTGGGATTGTACATAGAGAGTGTGGGGATCAATGCGACAGCCTCCCGTCTGGTAGGTTTAAATTCTACGATGATTAAGTTTTTAGCATATGTCATCTGCGGATTACTGGCAGGTGTGGCGGGACTTATCGCCTCCAGCCGTATCTATTCGGCAGATGCCAATAATATCGGACTTAATCTGGAGATGGATGCGATTCTGGCAGTAGCTTTGGGCGGTAATGTTCTGGGCGGAGGAAAATTCAGCCTGATGGGCTCTGTAATCGGAGCCTATACCATTCAGGCTCTGACGACCACCTTATATGCAATGAATGTATCGGCAGACCAGCTTCCGGTATATAAGGCAATTGTCGTAATCGTCATCGTCACATTACAAAGCCCTGTGTTTAAAAAGGCAATGAAAAATCTGAGAACAAAAACTGCGGGGAAGAAAACCGCCGTGGAAGGAGGAAGACAGTAA
- a CDS encoding ABC transporter permease subunit yields MKKTALNKRRLNTSTWLLIITILLFLVMYVAGMVVFKDKGFAKPQMFLNLFISNAGLLVIAMGQTIVMITGGIDISVGSVTALVCMVAANQMENHGGSAYTAILLALTIGLLFGVVQGFLVSYLNIQPFIVTLAGMFFGRGLTAIVSTQMISIKNATFLSWANHKIFLPIGTYSKRGKFLPAYIYPTVVIALIVLVIVILVMKYTKFGRSVYAIGGNATSAMMMGLDVKRTKFKAYVLDGFLAGLGGFLFCLNSCAGFVEQAKGFEMDAISSAVIGGTLLSGGVGLPIGTLFGVLIKGSISSLITTQGTLSSWWVRIVLSALLCFFIVLQSVLASMKKKKK; encoded by the coding sequence ATGAAAAAAACAGCATTAAATAAGAGAAGACTGAATACAAGTACCTGGCTTCTGATAATTACCATCCTTCTTTTCCTGGTTATGTATGTGGCAGGCATGGTCGTGTTCAAAGATAAAGGGTTTGCAAAGCCTCAGATGTTCTTGAATTTGTTTATTTCCAATGCGGGACTGCTTGTAATTGCCATGGGGCAGACAATCGTCATGATTACAGGAGGAATCGATATATCGGTGGGCTCTGTGACAGCTCTGGTATGTATGGTTGCTGCGAATCAGATGGAAAACCATGGTGGCAGTGCTTATACAGCCATTCTTCTTGCACTTACAATTGGGCTTTTGTTTGGTGTGGTACAGGGATTTCTGGTATCTTATCTGAACATCCAGCCATTTATCGTAACCCTTGCGGGTATGTTCTTCGGACGGGGCCTGACCGCCATCGTCAGTACGCAGATGATATCCATTAAGAATGCTACCTTTCTTTCCTGGGCAAACCACAAGATTTTTCTTCCGATTGGGACCTATAGTAAGAGAGGAAAATTCCTTCCGGCCTATATCTATCCAACCGTGGTAATTGCATTGATCGTGCTGGTTATCGTCATACTGGTGATGAAATATACAAAGTTCGGGCGTTCTGTGTACGCGATCGGCGGCAATGCAACCAGTGCAATGATGATGGGACTGGATGTGAAACGTACAAAATTCAAGGCATATGTACTGGATGGATTTCTGGCGGGCCTGGGAGGATTCTTATTCTGCCTGAACAGCTGTGCAGGATTTGTGGAACAGGCCAAAGGATTTGAGATGGATGCCATTTCTTCCGCCGTTATCGGGGGAACACTTTTAAGCGGCGGCGTCGGCCTTCCAATCGGAACCCTGTTTGGTGTGCTGATCAAAGGTTCCATATCCAGCCTGATCACAACACAGGGGACCCTGTCCAGCTGGTGGGTAAGAATTGTGTTATCGGCACTGCTGTGCTTCTTCATTGTTCTGCAGTCTGTTCTGGCCTCTATGAAGAAAAAGAAAAAATAA